From Seriola aureovittata isolate HTS-2021-v1 ecotype China chromosome 16, ASM2101889v1, whole genome shotgun sequence, one genomic window encodes:
- the LOC130183872 gene encoding TGF-beta receptor type-2-like isoform X2 yields the protein MQGHLRKKSKANIMKVKRLCKFCDVRATSCTGKGSCKVDCEITSICPHDDDVCVSIWRKKDDNITFDTVCHNPAQKLHGLVLEDYNNSKCEMKERKGMGSQFFICSCNVEECNEQVYFNPNMDSQVVAVILVSLVPLLVMAVVVISFFYCYRVYRQRQASSRRKKGPPLDFSDAHAIMIDDEGSDSSSTLANNLNHNTELLPIELDVQVGKGRFAEVYKAKLKQGSSVSEEQGFETVAIKIFPYEEYASWKNEKEIFSDADLRHENVLHFLTAEERKVQRQYWLITAYQPRGNLQEYLTHHIINWHDLWLLGSSLARGVAHLHSDHTPCGRYKVAIAHRDIKSSNILVKSDLSCCLCDFGLALRLDNNLSVDELANSGQVGTARYMAPEVLESRINLENIESFKQADVYSMALVLWEIISRCSAIGEVKEYEPPFGNLREHPCVESMKDSVLRDRGRPEIPNSWINHTGIQMVCASIEDCWDHDPEARLTAQCVAERFDDMEYLDKLSDRSDSEEKIPEEIFVVDEK from the exons AGGCCAATATAATGAAGGTAAAGAGGCTGTGCAAGTTCTGTGATGTGCGGGCAACCAGCTGCACGGGTAAAGGGAGCTGTAAGGTGGATTGTGAAATCACGTCCATCTGCCCCCACGATGAcgatgtgtgtgtcagtatttg GAGGAAGAAAGATGACAATATCACCTTTGATACAGTCTGCCACAACCCGGCTCAGAAGCTGCATGGCCTCGTCTTGGAGGATTACAACAACAGCAAGTGtgagatgaaggagaggaagggcaTGGGCTCACAGTTCTTCATCTGTTCTTGCAATGTGGAAGAGTGCAATGAGCAGGTCTATTTCAACCCAA ACATGGATTCCCAGGTGGTAGCAGTCATCTTAGTGAGCCTGGTGCCGCTGCTGGTTATGGCTGTTGTCGTCATCAGTTTCTTCTACTGCTATCGGGTCTACCGCCAGAGGCAAGCCAGCTCTAGACGCAAGAAGGGTCCTCCACTGGACTTCAGTGATGCTCACGCCATCATGATAGACGACGAAGGTTCAGACAGCAGCTCCACACTCGCCAACAATCTCAAccacaacacagagctgctgcccaTCGAACTGGATGTTCAGGTTGGAAAAGGACGCTTTGCAGAAGTTTACAAAGCTAAACTGAAGCAGGGCTCCTCAGTCAGCGAGGAGCAAGGCTTTGAGACAGTGGCCATTAAGATTTTCCCATACGAGGAGTATGCCTCTTGGAAAAATGAGAAGGAAATTTTCTCAGACGCAGACTTGAGACACGAGAATGTGCTTCACTTCCTGACGGCAGAGGAACGGAAGGTGCAGAGACAATACTGGCTTATCACAGCCTACCAGCCGAGAGGGAATCTTCAGGAGTACCTGACGCATCATATTATCAACTGGCACGACCTGTGGCTGCTGGGGAGTTCACTAGCCCGTGGAGTGGCTCACCTTCACAGTGACCACACCCCCTGTGGTCGCTACAAAGTGGCTATCGCACACAGGGACATTAAGAGCTCCAACATACTAGTGAAAAGCGACCTGTCCTGCTGCCTGTGTGACTTTGGCCTCGCACTCCGGCTGGACAACAATCTGTCTGTGGATGAGCTGGCCAACAGTGGGCAG GTGGGTACAGCCCGATACATGGCCCCAGAGGTGCTGGAGTCCAGAATCAACCTAGAAAACATTGAGTCTTTCAAACAAGCCGATGTTTACTCCATGGCTCTCGTACTGTGGGAGATCATCTCCAGGTGTAGTGCAATTGGAG AGGTGAAAGAGTATGAGCCACCCTTTGGGAACCTGAGGGAACACCCGTGTGTAGAGAGCATGAAGGACAGTGTTCTCCGAGACAGAGGAAGACCTGAGATCCCCAACAGCTGGATCAACCACACA GGCATCCAGATGGTGTGCGCCTCCATAGAGGACTGCTGGGACCATGACCCGGAGGCCCGTCTGACAGCCCAGTGTGTTGCTGAGCGCTTCGACGACATGGAGTACCTGGACAAGCTGTCAGATCGCTCTGACTCAGAGGAGAAGATCCCTGAAGAAATCTTTGTTGTGGATGAGAAGTAG
- the LOC130183872 gene encoding TGF-beta receptor type-2-like isoform X1: MELLRFFAFWCGTILFGSILLEETEANIMKVKRLCKFCDVRATSCTGKGSCKVDCEITSICPHDDDVCVSIWRKKDDNITFDTVCHNPAQKLHGLVLEDYNNSKCEMKERKGMGSQFFICSCNVEECNEQVYFNPNMDSQVVAVILVSLVPLLVMAVVVISFFYCYRVYRQRQASSRRKKGPPLDFSDAHAIMIDDEGSDSSSTLANNLNHNTELLPIELDVQVGKGRFAEVYKAKLKQGSSVSEEQGFETVAIKIFPYEEYASWKNEKEIFSDADLRHENVLHFLTAEERKVQRQYWLITAYQPRGNLQEYLTHHIINWHDLWLLGSSLARGVAHLHSDHTPCGRYKVAIAHRDIKSSNILVKSDLSCCLCDFGLALRLDNNLSVDELANSGQVGTARYMAPEVLESRINLENIESFKQADVYSMALVLWEIISRCSAIGEVKEYEPPFGNLREHPCVESMKDSVLRDRGRPEIPNSWINHTGIQMVCASIEDCWDHDPEARLTAQCVAERFDDMEYLDKLSDRSDSEEKIPEEIFVVDEK, translated from the exons ATGGAGCTACTTCGGTTTTTCGCTTTTTGGTGTGGAACGATACTCTTTGGTAGTATCCTGCTCGAGGAGACGG AGGCCAATATAATGAAGGTAAAGAGGCTGTGCAAGTTCTGTGATGTGCGGGCAACCAGCTGCACGGGTAAAGGGAGCTGTAAGGTGGATTGTGAAATCACGTCCATCTGCCCCCACGATGAcgatgtgtgtgtcagtatttg GAGGAAGAAAGATGACAATATCACCTTTGATACAGTCTGCCACAACCCGGCTCAGAAGCTGCATGGCCTCGTCTTGGAGGATTACAACAACAGCAAGTGtgagatgaaggagaggaagggcaTGGGCTCACAGTTCTTCATCTGTTCTTGCAATGTGGAAGAGTGCAATGAGCAGGTCTATTTCAACCCAA ACATGGATTCCCAGGTGGTAGCAGTCATCTTAGTGAGCCTGGTGCCGCTGCTGGTTATGGCTGTTGTCGTCATCAGTTTCTTCTACTGCTATCGGGTCTACCGCCAGAGGCAAGCCAGCTCTAGACGCAAGAAGGGTCCTCCACTGGACTTCAGTGATGCTCACGCCATCATGATAGACGACGAAGGTTCAGACAGCAGCTCCACACTCGCCAACAATCTCAAccacaacacagagctgctgcccaTCGAACTGGATGTTCAGGTTGGAAAAGGACGCTTTGCAGAAGTTTACAAAGCTAAACTGAAGCAGGGCTCCTCAGTCAGCGAGGAGCAAGGCTTTGAGACAGTGGCCATTAAGATTTTCCCATACGAGGAGTATGCCTCTTGGAAAAATGAGAAGGAAATTTTCTCAGACGCAGACTTGAGACACGAGAATGTGCTTCACTTCCTGACGGCAGAGGAACGGAAGGTGCAGAGACAATACTGGCTTATCACAGCCTACCAGCCGAGAGGGAATCTTCAGGAGTACCTGACGCATCATATTATCAACTGGCACGACCTGTGGCTGCTGGGGAGTTCACTAGCCCGTGGAGTGGCTCACCTTCACAGTGACCACACCCCCTGTGGTCGCTACAAAGTGGCTATCGCACACAGGGACATTAAGAGCTCCAACATACTAGTGAAAAGCGACCTGTCCTGCTGCCTGTGTGACTTTGGCCTCGCACTCCGGCTGGACAACAATCTGTCTGTGGATGAGCTGGCCAACAGTGGGCAG GTGGGTACAGCCCGATACATGGCCCCAGAGGTGCTGGAGTCCAGAATCAACCTAGAAAACATTGAGTCTTTCAAACAAGCCGATGTTTACTCCATGGCTCTCGTACTGTGGGAGATCATCTCCAGGTGTAGTGCAATTGGAG AGGTGAAAGAGTATGAGCCACCCTTTGGGAACCTGAGGGAACACCCGTGTGTAGAGAGCATGAAGGACAGTGTTCTCCGAGACAGAGGAAGACCTGAGATCCCCAACAGCTGGATCAACCACACA GGCATCCAGATGGTGTGCGCCTCCATAGAGGACTGCTGGGACCATGACCCGGAGGCCCGTCTGACAGCCCAGTGTGTTGCTGAGCGCTTCGACGACATGGAGTACCTGGACAAGCTGTCAGATCGCTCTGACTCAGAGGAGAAGATCCCTGAAGAAATCTTTGTTGTGGATGAGAAGTAG